The nucleotide sequence CTGGTGCTGATAAACAGCGTGGTGGGATCAAGTGGGCTGAGGCAAATCGCTTTGACGTTTAAATGCGAGAGCCCGGTGTTCTCGTGCTGCCAAGTCCGGCCACCGTCCGTGCTTTTCAGCACCCCTTCGCCGATGGCGTCATCGTGGAACGGATCGTCCTTCGTGGTGACGTAAATGGTCGTTGCATCCAAGGGGCTGACGGCGACGCTGGCCACGAATCGAAAATCGAGCAGGCGTTGCCACGTCTGCCCCGCGTCTTCACTGCGGTACACTCCACCGGGGGACAGCCGCTTTGCGGTCGGGTCGAAGTGTTCGCGTCCGGCAACGTAGAGCGTGCGTAAATGTTTCGGATCAGCGGTCAATTGTTGGATGGTGGGCAGCGCGCCGGCGGTTCCCAACGGCTGCCAGGTCTGGCCGCCGTTCTGCGTCTCAAAGAGGTTCCGATCCAGGGCGGCAATGAGATGGGCGGGATTTGTTGCATCCAGCAAAAGGCCGCGCGGTTTTTTGGCGTCGGACGCCGGGAGGTTGCCATTGATAGTGTGCCAGGTACTCCCGCCATCCCGCGTCTCGAAGATGCCATTGCCATTGGAAGCGGCCACGAGTCGGCGATTCCCGGTCGGGCTTTGCTGGTCGAGCAGCAGTTCCAACACTTGTCCGGCAGGCAATCCCGACTTTGGCTCGCCCACTACCCGCCAGGTTTTCCCGCCGTCTTCGGAACGGCAAACATCCCCTTCGTTGCGATTCCACCACCCGGTGGTCGCCCAGATTGTTTCCGGCGCTTGCGGGTCCACCGCGACGCCGAAACAGTTGCCGGACATCTTCATCCCCTCGAAACTGCGGCGGAACGTCATCCCGTTGTCATTGCTGATCAACAGGCCGATGTCCATGTAACAAAAATACAGGCGGTTCTTCCGTACCGGGTCTGGCACCACCCGCCAGGCGCAGGTGACCGCCAAACCATTGCCGGCGATGGTGCCATCGGTTGCCGGTGCCGCATAGCGTTGCTGCCACGATTTTCCGGCATCCGTGGTGACAAACACATGGCCGCTGGTGCCGAATGCCAACCGATCCGGCGCGGCAGGAGAAAGCGCCAGGCATTCCACGGCTGGTCCCCATTGGGTGATCCAGCCGTAATCCATGTTCGTTTCCTCCCGCGTGCGGCGGGCGCATCGGCTCCAATGGCCGCCGCCGTCGGTGGTCTTGTAAATCCCAGCCGTGACCCAGTCGCGGTGGCCGACATAGACCACGTTGGCATCCCGTGGGTCCACCACTAATTCCTTGGGGTTGGAGGAATGGGTTCTGGACGTCTTGCCCTCGGCGACCCGCCGGGGCAGCCCCTCGCCGTTGGCGGCGCGCCAGGTTCGGCCCGCGTCCTCGCTGCGAAATACGCCGCCGTTCCAGGGCTCCTGGTCATGCGCCGTGCAACGCAACGTCACATAAACGATCTGCGGCGATGACGGTGCAAAGGCCAGTTCCTCCGTGTAACGATGCGGCAGCCCGTCGCTTGAGAGCTGCCAGTCCGCGCCGCCGTTGTCGCTGCGGAATACGCCCTCGCTGGTGGCGGCGAGCACCACTCGGGAATCGCCGGGTTTCACCTTGATATCGCTGACAATCGCCTTGGGTGGCAAGCGCCCGCCATCCACGCGCCGCCAGGTGACACCGGTATCCTCGCTGCGGAAAATCGCACCGGCCCCAGACTTATCCCAGCGCGGCCGACCCACGCCCGCGTAGGCCACGGTGGGATTGAGCGGATCAAAGCACACCGCGCCAATGGGCGCGCTGAAGGAGAAGCGCTCCGGCTTCGGAAAAATATCGCGAACCCATTGCCAGGTACGCCCTTGGTCCGCCGTCCGGTGCAGGCCGCTTTCCGTGCCCAGCAGAATAATGCGGCGGTCGCGTGGATGAACGGAAATGGCTTCCACAAAGTAATCCCGCAAGCCACGGTTGCGAATTTCAAACGTGCGTCCGGCATTGGTGGAAAAATAAAAGCCGCCGACATCGCACCCAACGTACAAGGTGTCCGGCTGTTGTGGATCAAAGGTCATGGATTGAATCCACCCGCCTCCGCTTGGCCCGGCCAGTCGCCAGGTAATATCCCGGCCTTCCCGCGCCTCGACGGCTTTGGGGACGGGATTGACTTGTGCCAAAACCTGAGCCGCCAGACCCAACGTCAGTGCCGCGCAATAACCCCAAGTTGATCGAAACATAATCACGCGTGTTATTTTCCCAACTGGGCTTTCCATTCGTCGTTCAGTTCCTGCGCGGAGTGTCCCGTAAGTTTGTTCCAGGATGATTCGTTGAAATTGCCATCGCGGATGATTGCATTCAGGCGGGGGACCAGATCTTTGCCGTATTTCTCCGAGATATAGTTCAGAAAATTCGCGGTGACACGGTAGCTGCCGTCATACTTGGCTTTCGCCATATTGCCCGGTGCAATCTCCGCGCCACGGGTTTGCGGTTCAAAGTGGTAGAAACGAATATAATCCGTGATGCCTTCCACCAGCCAGCCGGGAGCAGTGGTCGCGTTGGGATTCGTTCGCTTGGCCCGGCCGTATTGCTGCACCACATGGACCATCTCATGGAAGATCGCGCCCTTGGCTTCCCCTTTCAGATTCGACCGGACCCATTTGGCGGCGCAGTGGATGCGCGTGCCGGCAGTGTTGGCTACGCCTTTCATATCCTTCTTGAAAACGATGCTGAATTTGCGCGGAGCCTCGTAGTCTTCGCTGGGCAGCAGATTGACGATCTTGGGGTACCACTGTTCCACGAGCGGGATTAATTCCTTGTCCGCCCACTCGGCGAGGTCGGGCGTTTCGCTGGTGTTCAGCGCGAGCGTGTATTTGCCGTCCCCGAACGTGATGGTCTTCTCGCCTTCCGGCAGCAGGGATGGTTCCACCAACTCGGGCGCATTGCGGTCAATGACATCAATCTCACTATAAAAGGTGTTGCCGAAGGAATCGGTTGTTTCCGTGTGGAACATATCGAAGAGCAGGAAACGGTATTTGCCCACGGAGCCTTCGGAATCGCCGACGCTGACGCCGTATTGTCCACCGGGTTCACCGTCTTTGGGCCGGGTATCCACTTTGGCCAGCAGCTTCCAACCGCATTGATCCGGCGCGGTATCCCGTTTGGGGGCGGCGTTAAAATTGGCCGCGTTTCCGTCACTGGCATATAGATGATACACCTGCGGGCTGCGGGTACCGGGATGCCAGGAGTAGGTGTTGACCTGTTTGATCTCGATGGCTTTCCCAAGGTCCACCATGACCCGTCCGCCATCGGTGCCGGCACGGAAGAAGCAATTCGCGGATGGCTGATCTCCCTCCATGGGGGCTTTGCCGTCATGCAACACGTCAACGGTTCCGCCATTCTGGTCGCGGGTGCCATCCACGATTTTAAAGACCGCCTGGGCGGCGGCATCGCCGCGTGCCGGGGGACGCACCTGATTGAACTTGAATTCAGCGGTGGCGTCCTCGCTGCTGTTGTGGTTCACCACGACTTTGATCTCGCCACGCAAGAGGGAGGAGCAACCAAGAAGCGTGAGGAAGAGAATGCGAGTAAAGCCGAAGCCCGAAGCCCGAAGCCCGAAAGAAAACCGAAATTCGAAGCCCGAAAACAAGGCAAGTGCAGGCTGATAAAAAGATGGTAAGTGGAAAATGGGGAATGTTTTACCCGCCATTTTTCTGCCTGAACTTGAATTCTCGGTTTCGGTTTTCGGGATTCGGCCTTCTTTCGGATTTCGGGATTCGGGATTCGGAGTTCTACCGACCATTCCGCCGACTACATCCGGGAAACCTGTTCTGCGCTTGTTCATTTGCGTGGTTTGACTCCGTAGTTTAATCCCATCACTCCGCCAAGCAGGTTATGAACGCGCACATCCTGACAGCCCAAGTCGCGCATGTTCTGCGCAATGCCGTGCTGGGCGGGGAAATGTTTCAGGGACTCCAATATGTAAGCGTAGGCGGCGGCATCCTTGCAAAAAAGCCGGCCAAAAATGGGGACCAACCAGCGCAGGTATTGGAAATACATCCAGCGCCAGGCGGCGTTGTCCGGCTTTCCGAAGTCCAGCACCAACAGACACCCGCCCGGTTTGGCCACGCGGTACATTTCCGCCAGTCCGGATTCCCAACTGGTGAGATTCCGCAAACCGTAGGCGACGGTTACAGCATCAAATCGGGCGTCGGGGAAAGGCAGTTTCTGCGCGTCGCCGTGTTGGAAGGAGATGGCGGGGGTTGCGGGGGGCGTGGGCTGCATCTGCGCCAGCCGCCGTTTGGCCACTTGCAGCATGGGTTCGCTGAAATCCAGCCCCGTCACCGCGGCACCCTGGCTGGCCAGGCGAAAGACAATATCCCCGGTGCCACAGCAAAGATCCAAGGCGTGTTCGCCGGGTTTCAGCGCAGCCAGGCGCACCAGCTTGCGCTTCCACCAGCGGTGCAGGCCGAAGCTTTGCAGGTCATTGATCAGGTCATATCGTGGCGCAATATGGTCGAACAAAGCCGCCACCTTGGCGGCCCGGTTCGATCCGGTCGCATAATACTCGTTGGCCATGATAAATTATCTGCCGCCTTCTTCCTGTAGCGCAGGTTTCCAAACCTGCTGTATCGCCGACTTCCAGTCGGCAGACGGTGCAAAATTCCAACGACTTTGGTTTACCCCCGCGTCTGCGGATTGGAAATCCGCGATACAGCAGACTGGAAGTCTGCGCCACCGGCGAATCCCCTGCTGCCGCATTAATCCTGTGGCGGTTCGCAGGGGATTAAAACACCGAAAATAAATGCCGCCTAGCCGCAATTGCAGCCGGAGCCGCATTGGTGGAAGTCGTCCGCCTCGGGTTGGCGGCCCACTTCGAAGGTCTTCATGACATAGCGCACCACGGTGGAGCGCACTTCATTCATTTCCTCCTGGGCATCCAGGAATCCCTTGGCGACCGGATTGCTGATAAAGCTGTCCCGTTGCGCTTCAAACTTGGCGATTTCCTCCGGGGTGAGTTCGACGCCGTTACTTTGCTTTTCCTGGAGCGCCTGGCCCATCATGTGGACTTCTTCATATTCGGCACGCGCTTTATCATCGGCCATGAAGGCATCCATACGCTGACGGATGCTGGCAAAGCTGGGGTGATCGGCCAGGGTGGCGCACAATTCGCGCGTCTTCTGCATTACGGGGCTCTCGTCTTGGATCAATGACATGGTTGGTTAGGTTGGGTTACTGGGTTATGGTTTGGTTAGTATTTCTGGACGTCCGCGAGGACGCATTTCAAGTCGTTCAAGATCTTCCGGGAAGCATCGGCGTTGAGGCCGCTGAATTTCAGGAGCGCCTCCGAACTTTGGATAACTGCGGGCAGGTCCACATTCGCCAAGGACTGCGCGTTCAGCAAAATCACCACGTTCTTCACCAAGGTGGCTTTCTCCGCCTCATTCATTTTCAGCGTGGGCCAGGCGGTGGCCAGATCGGCGGCCAGGCTGGTCAAGGTACTTTTGTCCGGTTTGGTGCCGGCTTTAGTGGTGCTTTCTAAGGCAGTCATCAGCTTTTGATTCAACTCCGCCGTGGCCTGGCCCTTGGCCTTGATGGCGTCGAGGTTGCTTTGCAATTCCTTGGCGGACTCCAACTGCGCCGCGCTCAACTTGGCCGCGCCCGGTTTGGCGGGGACCTCGGGTTCCGCCGACGGGGCGGGTGGTGGGGCAGGGGGCTGGGGACGGGCGGGTGCGCCGCCGCCTTGCTCGGGCGGATTGGCCATGCCGCGCGCGCGCTGCTTCAAGATCGTTGCGGCATCCGCATACAAATGGTTGGCCGACAGCATGCCGCCCAAAACCAGGATGGGAACCAATGTTTTCATAACTGCATTCAATTTCAGGTGAATGTGCGCCCGTTTGCCCGGAAAGTCAACGGCGTCATCAGAAATTGCTCTAAAGCCATTCTCTTCTGAATGTCATGGTGCCAGCCCGCACTAAAGCAGAATGGGAAACCTGGCGCGACCGTAAACTACAACCCGAACTCAAACTGGCTACCGCCTAACCCCCGTGGTAGCCGACGTATGCAGACTCCAATACGATTTACCAAAGCCATTACTCCCATCTGTCTCAGTTAAGGCCTATCATCCATGGTTTCCCCCATTTTTACACTCTCCCCCAGCCCTATCAGGGACCGAGGGTGGTCTTCGCCCCCGCCGTATGGTGACGGGCACGGTTTCTATTCAGCGATTCAGCGATGCGGTGTGCCGAAAATATTTGACGATCCAGCAGTTCTTGATATTACTGATATATCAAATATGCAACGCCGTGTTAAAAAGCCGTTGGCACCCGCTCCCAGCGCTGGATTCCTGACC is from Verrucomicrobiota bacterium and encodes:
- a CDS encoding basic secretory protein-like protein, with product MRGEIKVVVNHNSSEDATAEFKFNQVRPPARGDAAAQAVFKIVDGTRDQNGGTVDVLHDGKAPMEGDQPSANCFFRAGTDGGRVMVDLGKAIEIKQVNTYSWHPGTRSPQVYHLYASDGNAANFNAAPKRDTAPDQCGWKLLAKVDTRPKDGEPGGQYGVSVGDSEGSVGKYRFLLFDMFHTETTDSFGNTFYSEIDVIDRNAPELVEPSLLPEGEKTITFGDGKYTLALNTSETPDLAEWADKELIPLVEQWYPKIVNLLPSEDYEAPRKFSIVFKKDMKGVANTAGTRIHCAAKWVRSNLKGEAKGAIFHEMVHVVQQYGRAKRTNPNATTAPGWLVEGITDYIRFYHFEPQTRGAEIAPGNMAKAKYDGSYRVTANFLNYISEKYGKDLVPRLNAIIRDGNFNESSWNKLTGHSAQELNDEWKAQLGK
- the ubiE gene encoding bifunctional demethylmenaquinone methyltransferase/2-methoxy-6-polyprenyl-1,4-benzoquinol methylase UbiE, which encodes MANEYYATGSNRAAKVAALFDHIAPRYDLINDLQSFGLHRWWKRKLVRLAALKPGEHALDLCCGTGDIVFRLASQGAAVTGLDFSEPMLQVAKRRLAQMQPTPPATPAISFQHGDAQKLPFPDARFDAVTVAYGLRNLTSWESGLAEMYRVAKPGGCLLVLDFGKPDNAAWRWMYFQYLRWLVPIFGRLFCKDAAAYAYILESLKHFPAQHGIAQNMRDLGCQDVRVHNLLGGVMGLNYGVKPRK
- a CDS encoding YlbF family regulator, yielding MSLIQDESPVMQKTRELCATLADHPSFASIRQRMDAFMADDKARAEYEEVHMMGQALQEKQSNGVELTPEEIAKFEAQRDSFISNPVAKGFLDAQEEMNEVRSTVVRYVMKTFEVGRQPEADDFHQCGSGCNCG